Proteins from one Phoenix dactylifera cultivar Barhee BC4 unplaced genomic scaffold, palm_55x_up_171113_PBpolish2nd_filt_p 001122F, whole genome shotgun sequence genomic window:
- the LOC120108007 gene encoding cyclin-dependent kinase F-4-like, protein MMERYKLIKEVGDGTFGSVWRAINKQTGEVVAIKKMKRKYYSWEECMNLREVKSLRRMNHPNIVKLKEVIRENDILYFVFEYMECNLYQLMKDRGEVFSEAEIRNWCFQIFQALAYMHQRGYFHRDLKPGITLVVRKCFV, encoded by the exons ATGATGGAACG GTACAAGTTAATTAAGGAAGTCGGTGATGGAACATTTGGGAGTGTTTGGCGAGCTATAAATAAACAGACCGGGGAAGTT GTTGCAATTAAGAAAATGAAGAGGAAATATTATTCTTGGGAGGAGTGCATGAATCTTCGGGAGGTGAAG TCCCTTCGGCGGATGAACCATCCTAACATTGTGAAGCTAAAGGAAGTCATAAGAGAAAATGATATTCTATACTTCGTGTTTGAATATATG GAATGCAATCTCTACCAGCTTATGAAAGATAGGGGAGAGGTTTTTTCGGAGGCTGAAATTCGGAATTGGTGCTTTCAAATATTTCAAGCCCTTGCTTATATGCACCAGCGTGGCTATTTTCACCGTGACCTTAAGCCTGGTATTACTCTAGTTGTGAGGAAAT